Proteins encoded by one window of Superficieibacter sp. HKU1:
- a CDS encoding tetratricopeptide repeat protein, whose translation MFAVRAGICALVMLSFAAQAEISDEEVKEACAKVPEHARNGEQAYKAKNYAKAYDAFAEQVIWSESCDLGDSAIATAYNNVALTYIRQKEYRKAQAWLMLKPNDPKSVYNLNLIKDKLAALPAPASPAGEYWQYAGGSAWNTLTLKAGKSADEYQADYMGYYFGIMGAWMGPNTGEFSAPVRLKQGKGVIAVRDGNIAHCDIALTVKPDVAVLKTDEPQECGFGHNVDANGEFVRVN comes from the coding sequence ATGTTTGCAGTACGTGCCGGGATTTGCGCGCTGGTCATGTTGTCATTCGCTGCGCAGGCTGAAATTAGCGATGAGGAAGTCAAGGAAGCCTGCGCGAAGGTCCCTGAGCATGCCCGCAACGGCGAACAGGCTTACAAAGCGAAAAATTATGCCAAAGCCTACGATGCTTTTGCTGAACAAGTTATCTGGAGCGAAAGCTGCGACCTTGGAGACAGTGCCATCGCCACGGCCTACAACAACGTCGCCCTGACCTATATCCGGCAAAAAGAATATCGTAAAGCCCAGGCATGGTTAATGCTCAAGCCCAACGATCCGAAATCGGTTTATAACCTGAATCTGATTAAAGATAAGCTGGCTGCGCTGCCGGCGCCTGCGTCTCCCGCTGGCGAATACTGGCAGTATGCCGGCGGTTCCGCCTGGAATACGCTGACGCTGAAAGCGGGTAAATCAGCGGACGAATATCAGGCCGATTATATGGGCTATTACTTTGGCATCATGGGCGCGTGGATGGGGCCGAATACCGGCGAATTCTCCGCGCCGGTACGGTTAAAACAGGGCAAAGGCGTGATTGCCGTGCGTGACGGGAATATTGCGCATTGTGACATTGCCCTTACCGTGAAGCCTGACGTGGCGGTGTTAAAGACCGATGAACCGCAGGAGTGCGGCTTCGGGCATAATGTCGATGCTAACGGTGAATTCGTGCGGGTAAATTGA
- the mdtC gene encoding multidrug efflux RND transporter permease subunit MdtC has product MKFFALFIHRPVATFLISLAITLCGILGFRLLPVAPLPQVDFPVIMISASLPGASPETMASSVATPLERSLGRIAGVSEMTSSSSLGSTRIILEFNFDRDINGAARDVQAAINAAQSLLPSGMPSRPTYRKANPSDAPIMILTLTSDTYSQGELYDFASTQLAQTIAQIDGVGDVDVGGSSLPAVRVGLNPQALFNQGVSLDDVSSAISSANVRKPQGAVEDGTHRWQIQTNDELKTAAEYQPLIVHYNNGAAVRLGDVATVTDSVQDVRNAGMTNAKPAILLMIRKLPEANIIQTVDSIRARLPELQQTIPAAIDLQIAQDRSPTIRASLEEVEQTLVISVALVILVVFLFLRSGRATLIPAVAVPVSLIGTFAAMYLCGFSLNNLSLMALTIATGFVVDDAIVVLENISRHLEAGMKPLQAALQGTREVGFTVLSMSLSLVAVFLPLLLMSGLPGRLLREFAVTLSVAIGISLVISLTLTPMMCGLMLKRSKPHQPTRVKGFGRLLVALQQGYGKSLKWVLNHARLTGLVLLATIVLNVWLYIAIPKTFFPEQDTGALMGGIQADQSISFQAMRGKLQDFMKIIRDDPAVDNVTGFTGGSRVNSGMMFIALKDRSERTETAQQIIDRLRKKLANEPGANLFLMAVQDIRVGGRQANASYQYTLLSDDLSALREWEPKIRKALAALPELADVNSDQQDNGAEMNLIYDRESMSRLGISVQAANSLLNNAFGQRQISTIYQPLNQYKVVMEVDPVYTQDISALDKMYVINSDGKAIPLSFFAKWQPANAPLSVNHQGLSAASTVSFNLPTGKSLSEASAAIDRAMTQLGVPSSVRGSFAGTAQVFQETMNSQVILILAAIATVYIVLGILYESYVHPLTILSTLPSAGVGALLALEAFDAPFSLIALIGIMLLIGIVKKNAIMMVDFALEAQRNGNLSPEEAIFQACLLRFRPIMMTTLAALFGALPLVLSGGDGSELRQPLGITIVGGLAMSQLLTLYTTPVVYLFFDRLRLRFSRKTRQPVSE; this is encoded by the coding sequence GTGAAGTTCTTCGCGCTCTTTATTCACCGCCCGGTGGCGACGTTTTTGATTTCGCTGGCGATAACCTTGTGCGGCATACTGGGCTTTCGTCTGCTGCCGGTCGCTCCCCTGCCGCAGGTGGATTTCCCGGTGATTATGATCAGCGCCTCGCTGCCGGGCGCGTCGCCGGAGACCATGGCGTCCTCGGTGGCAACGCCGCTGGAGCGCTCGCTGGGACGGATTGCCGGGGTCAGCGAAATGACCTCCAGCAGCTCGCTCGGCAGTACGCGCATCATTCTGGAATTTAATTTCGACCGCGATATCAACGGCGCGGCGCGTGACGTGCAGGCGGCAATCAACGCCGCGCAAAGCTTGCTGCCGAGCGGCATGCCGAGTCGTCCGACCTATCGCAAAGCCAACCCGTCCGACGCGCCGATTATGATCCTGACGCTGACCTCGGACACTTATTCGCAGGGCGAGCTGTACGATTTCGCGTCTACTCAGCTGGCGCAGACCATCGCGCAGATAGATGGCGTCGGCGACGTGGACGTTGGCGGCAGCTCTCTGCCCGCCGTGCGGGTAGGATTAAATCCGCAGGCGCTGTTTAATCAGGGCGTCTCGCTCGATGACGTAAGCAGTGCCATCAGCAGCGCCAACGTGCGTAAGCCACAGGGTGCGGTAGAAGACGGCACGCATCGCTGGCAGATCCAGACCAATGACGAGCTGAAAACTGCCGCCGAATACCAGCCGCTAATCGTCCACTACAACAACGGCGCGGCCGTGCGCCTCGGCGATGTCGCCACGGTTACGGATTCCGTGCAGGACGTGCGCAACGCCGGGATGACCAACGCCAAACCGGCGATCCTGCTGATGATCCGCAAGTTGCCGGAAGCCAACATTATTCAGACCGTTGACAGCATTCGCGCCCGCCTGCCGGAGCTACAGCAGACTATCCCGGCAGCCATCGACCTGCAAATCGCCCAGGACCGCTCGCCCACCATTCGCGCTTCGCTGGAGGAAGTGGAGCAAACGCTGGTGATCTCGGTGGCGCTGGTGATCCTGGTGGTGTTCCTGTTCCTGCGCTCCGGGCGCGCGACGCTGATCCCGGCGGTGGCGGTGCCGGTGTCGCTGATCGGCACCTTTGCCGCCATGTATCTGTGCGGTTTTAGCCTCAATAACCTGTCGCTGATGGCGCTGACCATCGCCACCGGGTTTGTGGTTGATGACGCCATCGTCGTGCTGGAGAATATTTCCCGTCACCTTGAAGCGGGAATGAAACCGTTACAGGCTGCGCTTCAGGGCACCCGTGAAGTGGGCTTTACCGTGCTGTCGATGAGCCTGTCGCTGGTGGCGGTATTCCTGCCGTTGCTGCTGATGAGCGGTTTGCCCGGACGGCTACTGCGGGAGTTTGCGGTCACCCTGTCGGTAGCGATTGGTATCTCGCTGGTGATCTCCCTGACCCTGACCCCGATGATGTGCGGTCTGATGCTCAAACGCAGTAAGCCACACCAGCCAACGCGGGTTAAAGGATTCGGGCGGCTGCTGGTCGCTCTTCAGCAGGGCTATGGCAAATCGCTGAAATGGGTGCTTAATCACGCCCGCCTCACCGGCCTGGTGCTGCTTGCCACCATTGTGCTTAACGTCTGGCTGTATATTGCGATCCCGAAAACCTTCTTCCCGGAGCAGGATACCGGGGCGCTGATGGGCGGGATTCAGGCGGATCAGAGCATCTCCTTCCAGGCGATGCGCGGCAAACTGCAGGACTTTATGAAGATTATCCGCGACGATCCGGCGGTAGATAACGTCACCGGTTTTACCGGCGGTTCGCGGGTTAACAGCGGAATGATGTTTATCGCCCTTAAAGATCGCAGTGAACGTACCGAAACGGCGCAGCAAATCATCGACCGCCTGCGCAAAAAACTGGCTAACGAGCCGGGGGCTAATCTGTTTTTAATGGCGGTGCAGGATATTCGCGTCGGCGGACGTCAGGCCAACGCCAGCTATCAGTACACGCTCCTGTCAGACGATCTTAGCGCGCTGCGCGAATGGGAACCGAAAATCCGTAAAGCCCTTGCCGCCCTGCCGGAACTGGCCGACGTTAACTCGGATCAACAGGATAACGGCGCGGAGATGAACCTGATTTATGACCGTGAAAGTATGTCGCGACTCGGCATCAGCGTGCAGGCGGCCAACAGCCTGCTGAATAACGCCTTCGGCCAGCGGCAGATTTCAACCATCTATCAGCCGCTAAACCAGTACAAGGTGGTGATGGAAGTCGACCCGGTGTACACCCAGGACATTAGCGCGCTGGATAAGATGTATGTAATCAATAGCGACGGCAAAGCGATCCCGCTCTCTTTCTTTGCGAAATGGCAGCCTGCAAACGCGCCGCTGTCGGTGAACCATCAGGGGCTGTCGGCAGCCTCTACCGTCTCCTTTAACCTGCCGACCGGGAAATCACTTTCAGAGGCCAGCGCGGCTATCGATCGCGCCATGACCCAGCTCGGGGTTCCCTCCAGCGTGCGCGGCAGCTTTGCCGGGACCGCGCAGGTGTTTCAGGAGACGATGAACTCGCAGGTGATCCTGATTCTGGCGGCTATCGCCACGGTCTATATCGTGCTGGGGATTTTGTATGAGAGCTACGTCCATCCGCTGACCATTCTTTCCACCCTGCCCTCGGCGGGCGTGGGCGCGCTGCTGGCGCTGGAAGCATTCGATGCCCCGTTCAGCCTAATCGCCCTGATAGGGATTATGCTATTAATTGGCATTGTGAAGAAAAACGCCATCATGATGGTGGACTTTGCCCTTGAGGCGCAGCGCAACGGGAACTTATCGCCAGAAGAGGCGATATTCCAGGCCTGCCTGCTGCGTTTTCGTCCCATCATGATGACCACGCTGGCGGCGCTGTTTGGCGCGCTTCCGCTGGTATTGTCCGGCGGAGACGGTTCAGAGCTGCGTCAGCCGCTGGGTATTACCATTGTCGGCGGTCTGGCGATGAGTCAGCTATTGACCCTGTACACCACCCCGGTGGTGTATCTGTTCTTTGACCGCCTGCGGCTGCGTTTTTCGCGAAAAACCAGACAACCAGTAAGCGAGTGA
- a CDS encoding MFS transporter has product MTELPASVRWQLWIVAFGFFMQALDTTIVNTALPSMAQSLGESPLHMHMVIVSYVLTVAVMLPASGWLADRVGVRNIFCTAIVLFTLGSLFCAQAGNLNELVMARVLQGVGGAMMVPVGRLTVMKIVPREQYMAAMTFVTLPGQVGPLLGPALGGVLVEYASWHWIFLINIPVGIIGAIATLILMPNYKMQTRRFDISGFILLALGMATLTLALDGQKGLGISTLTLLALVAIGILAILLYLRHAKGNDGALFNLNLFKTSTFSLGLAGSFAGRLGSGMLPFMTPVFLQIGLGFSPFHAGLMMIPMVLGSMGMKRIVVQVVNRFGYRRVLVATTIGLALVSLLFMSVALLGWYWLLPVVLFLQGMVNSTRFSSMNTLTLKDLPDDLASGGNSLLSMIMQLSMSIGVTVAGLLLGMYGHQHVAVDSGTSHSVFMYTYFSMAVIIALPALIFARVPDDTSKNAVIARRKRRHS; this is encoded by the coding sequence ATGACAGAACTGCCCGCCAGCGTGCGCTGGCAACTATGGATTGTGGCGTTTGGCTTTTTTATGCAGGCGCTGGATACCACCATTGTGAATACCGCCCTCCCCTCCATGGCGCAAAGCCTCGGGGAGAGTCCGCTGCATATGCATATGGTGATCGTCTCCTATGTACTGACGGTGGCGGTGATGCTTCCCGCCAGCGGCTGGCTGGCGGACCGGGTCGGCGTACGCAATATTTTCTGTACCGCCATCGTGCTTTTTACCCTCGGCTCGTTATTCTGCGCCCAGGCGGGAAACCTTAATGAGCTGGTGATGGCCCGCGTGCTTCAGGGCGTGGGCGGCGCGATGATGGTGCCGGTCGGGCGGCTGACGGTGATGAAAATCGTCCCGCGCGAGCAGTATATGGCGGCGATGACCTTCGTGACCCTGCCGGGACAGGTCGGCCCGCTGCTTGGCCCGGCACTGGGCGGCGTACTGGTAGAGTACGCCTCCTGGCACTGGATCTTTTTGATTAACATTCCGGTCGGCATTATTGGCGCTATCGCCACCCTGATCCTGATGCCCAACTATAAAATGCAGACCCGGCGCTTCGATATATCCGGGTTTATTTTGCTGGCGCTGGGGATGGCAACCCTGACGCTGGCGCTCGACGGGCAGAAAGGCCTGGGCATTTCGACGCTGACGCTGCTGGCGCTGGTAGCCATCGGCATTCTGGCAATCCTGCTTTATTTGCGCCATGCAAAAGGTAACGACGGCGCACTGTTTAATCTCAACCTGTTTAAGACATCAACCTTCTCCCTCGGGCTGGCGGGCAGCTTCGCCGGACGGCTGGGAAGCGGGATGCTGCCCTTTATGACGCCGGTGTTCCTGCAAATCGGCCTCGGCTTCTCCCCCTTCCACGCCGGGCTAATGATGATCCCGATGGTGCTCGGCAGCATGGGGATGAAACGTATCGTGGTACAGGTAGTGAACCGCTTTGGCTACCGCCGCGTCCTGGTCGCCACCACCATTGGCCTGGCGCTGGTCAGCCTGCTGTTTATGAGCGTTGCCCTGCTCGGCTGGTACTGGCTGCTGCCGGTGGTGCTGTTTTTACAGGGGATGGTGAACTCTACCCGCTTCTCATCAATGAATACCCTGACGCTAAAAGATCTGCCGGATGACCTCGCCAGCGGCGGTAACAGCCTGCTGTCGATGATTATGCAGCTTTCAATGAGTATCGGCGTCACCGTCGCGGGCCTGCTGCTGGGGATGTATGGTCATCAGCACGTCGCCGTGGATAGCGGTACATCACACAGCGTCTTTATGTACACCTATTTCAGCATGGCGGTGATTATTGCCCTGCCGGCGCTGATTTTTGCCCGCGTTCCGGATGACACCAGCAAAAATGCGGTGATCGCCCGGCGCAAAAGGAGACACTCGTGA
- a CDS encoding DUF3999 family protein, whose translation MRRIVLSVILLGGIALTGTGMGYAADKPEDFAYGTSLTTDGSEPYYQIALPDAVYAQSVWPDLRDVRVFNGQGQNLPFAWVPPPARAVVEKNSLLRVYRMSRTASASGSPGEVSLRSASGLEVTLRSDDRQTTQRGWLLELSDKMRNQHGVDQLRLEWERLPENWQTSVDVLASNDLKTWYSVADAVPLMDLSSGSDRLLLNSLDIDGAKKYWLVLARDPHAVPKLNIVAAQAVSHDLPTAREMLALSPRAQAISPAEAHYFWQQPQPLNAVRIVPSVKNSVLPLEIEYRSSTSDRWHPLAKQVAYAVNGYDPVPLALDGKVIQGIRLKGINQQWGQDLPEVTGLREKRTLAFNAQGNPPFLLAWGNKAAGPQALSATALLPPDMPDISGLPSAYVGEAVALGGEARLTATDPAQRASLLNKILLWGVLLLGVAGLVILMLRVWREFKRQG comes from the coding sequence ATGAGACGGATCGTATTAAGCGTTATTCTGCTCGGCGGGATCGCGCTGACCGGCACGGGGATGGGTTATGCGGCGGACAAGCCAGAGGATTTTGCCTATGGCACATCGCTCACCACCGACGGCAGTGAGCCGTATTATCAGATTGCGCTGCCTGACGCCGTATACGCGCAAAGCGTCTGGCCGGATCTGCGCGACGTTCGCGTTTTTAATGGTCAGGGGCAGAATCTGCCGTTTGCCTGGGTCCCGCCGCCCGCGCGCGCCGTGGTGGAGAAAAACAGTCTTCTGCGGGTATACCGGATGAGCCGGACGGCGTCGGCATCCGGCTCGCCGGGCGAGGTTTCTCTGCGCTCAGCGTCGGGACTGGAAGTAACCCTGCGATCGGACGATCGGCAAACCACGCAGCGAGGCTGGCTTCTTGAGCTGAGCGATAAAATGCGTAACCAGCATGGGGTCGATCAACTCAGGCTGGAATGGGAACGCTTGCCAGAAAACTGGCAAACCAGCGTGGACGTGCTTGCCAGTAACGATCTTAAAACATGGTATTCGGTTGCTGACGCCGTACCGCTGATGGATCTGAGTTCCGGCAGCGACCGACTGCTGCTTAACTCGCTGGATATCGATGGAGCGAAGAAATACTGGCTGGTGCTGGCACGCGATCCTCACGCGGTGCCAAAGCTGAATATCGTGGCGGCGCAGGCGGTGAGCCATGACCTGCCGACTGCCCGGGAGATGCTGGCGCTTTCGCCGCGCGCGCAGGCGATTTCCCCGGCGGAGGCGCACTATTTCTGGCAGCAGCCGCAGCCGTTAAATGCCGTGCGGATCGTGCCGTCGGTTAAAAACAGCGTGCTACCCCTGGAAATTGAATACCGCAGTTCCACGTCAGACCGCTGGCATCCGCTGGCGAAGCAGGTGGCTTATGCGGTAAACGGTTACGATCCTGTGCCGCTGGCGCTGGATGGCAAAGTGATTCAGGGTATTCGCCTGAAAGGAATCAATCAACAATGGGGCCAGGATTTGCCGGAAGTGACGGGGCTGCGTGAAAAACGCACGCTGGCGTTTAATGCCCAGGGCAATCCGCCTTTCCTGCTGGCGTGGGGTAATAAAGCTGCCGGGCCACAGGCGCTCAGCGCCACCGCGCTGCTCCCGCCTGATATGCCCGATATTTCTGGCTTACCCTCTGCCTACGTCGGGGAGGCGGTGGCGCTGGGCGGCGAAGCGCGGCTGACCGCTACCGATCCGGCGCAGCGGGCAAGTCTGCTGAATAAAATCCTGCTCTGGGGCGTGCTACTGCTTGGCGTTGCCGGGCTGGTCATACTGATGCTGCGGGTGTGGCGGGAGTTTAAACGTCAGGGGTAA
- the baeR gene encoding two-component system response regulator BaeR — protein sequence MTELPVNDNTPRILIVEDEPKLGQLLVDYLLAANYAPTLISHGDKVLSYVRQTPPNLILLDLMLPGTDGLTLCREIRRFSEVPIVMVTAKIEEIDRLLGLEIGADDYICKPYSPREVVARVKTILRRCKPQRELLAQDAESPLIVDESRFQASWHDKLLDLTPAEFRLLKTLSQEPGKVFSREQLLNHLYDDYRVVTDRTIDSHIKNLRRKLEALDAEQSFIRAVYGVGYRWEADACRLG from the coding sequence ATGACTGAATTACCTGTCAATGATAACACCCCACGCATTTTAATCGTGGAAGATGAGCCTAAACTGGGACAGTTGCTGGTCGACTATTTGCTGGCGGCGAACTATGCGCCGACGCTTATCAGCCACGGCGACAAAGTGCTTTCTTATGTTCGTCAGACGCCGCCGAATTTGATCCTGCTGGATCTGATGCTTCCCGGCACCGACGGCCTGACCCTGTGCCGCGAAATCCGCCGTTTTTCCGAGGTCCCCATCGTGATGGTGACGGCGAAAATCGAGGAGATCGACCGCCTGCTGGGCCTGGAAATCGGCGCTGACGACTATATCTGTAAACCTTACAGTCCACGAGAAGTCGTCGCGCGGGTGAAAACCATTCTCCGTCGCTGCAAACCACAGCGCGAACTGCTGGCGCAGGATGCGGAAAGCCCGCTGATCGTCGATGAAAGCCGCTTTCAGGCCTCGTGGCACGATAAGCTTTTAGACCTGACACCTGCCGAATTTCGTCTGTTAAAAACGCTGTCGCAGGAGCCGGGAAAAGTGTTCTCACGCGAACAATTGCTGAATCATTTATATGATGACTATCGGGTCGTGACCGACCGCACTATCGACAGCCATATTAAAAACCTGCGCCGCAAGCTGGAAGCGCTGGATGCCGAACAGTCGTTTATTCGTGCAGTGTACGGCGTCGGGTATCGCTGGGAAGCGGATGCCTGCAGATTAGGGTAG
- the baeS gene encoding two-component system sensor histidine kinase BaeS, translating to MKLWRPGITGKLFLAIFATCILLLVTMHWAVRISFERGFIDYIKRGNEQRLQMLSDALSDQYEQHGNWRFLRNNDRFIFQILRSFERDDEDHPHPGGPGPGPGPENDPRPGMPPHGWRTQFWVVDQQQQVLVGPRAPVPPDGTRRAIVVDGQRVGEVIASPVERLTRNTDINFDRQQRRTSWMIVALATLLAALATFPLARGLLAPVKRLVEGTNKLAAGDFSTRVAASSQDELGRLAQDFNQLASTLERNQKMRRDLMADISHELRTPLAVLRGELEAIQDGVRKFTPESVSSLQAEVGTLTKLVDDLHQLSMSDEGALAYQKAPLNLIPLVDMAAGAFRERFASRGLTLRVMLPESATVFGDGDRLMQLFNNLLENSLRYTDSGGHLLITAALSSTSVTLDFADSAPGVTDEQLARLLERFYRAEGSRNRASGGSGLGLAICQNIVAAHGGTLRATHSPYGGVSIKVELPLDRDVQRDV from the coding sequence GTGAAATTATGGCGACCCGGCATTACCGGTAAACTGTTCCTGGCCATTTTCGCCACCTGCATTTTGCTGCTGGTCACCATGCACTGGGCCGTGCGCATCAGCTTCGAACGCGGCTTTATTGACTACATTAAGCGCGGCAATGAGCAGCGCCTGCAAATGCTCAGCGACGCGCTGAGCGACCAGTACGAACAGCACGGCAACTGGCGTTTTTTGCGCAACAACGACCGGTTTATTTTCCAGATCCTGCGCTCCTTTGAGCGTGACGATGAAGATCATCCTCATCCGGGCGGACCGGGTCCAGGTCCGGGTCCGGAGAACGATCCGAGGCCGGGAATGCCGCCGCACGGCTGGCGCACCCAGTTCTGGGTCGTGGATCAACAGCAGCAGGTGCTGGTGGGGCCACGCGCGCCCGTGCCGCCGGACGGCACCCGCCGGGCGATCGTGGTGGACGGACAGCGCGTCGGGGAAGTCATCGCCTCGCCGGTAGAACGACTGACGCGGAATACCGATATCAACTTTGACCGTCAGCAGCGGCGCACCAGCTGGATGATCGTTGCCCTCGCCACGCTGCTTGCTGCCCTCGCCACCTTTCCGCTGGCGCGCGGCCTGCTCGCCCCCGTTAAACGGCTGGTTGAAGGCACTAATAAACTCGCCGCGGGCGATTTTTCCACCCGCGTGGCGGCCAGCAGCCAGGATGAACTGGGCAGGCTGGCGCAGGATTTTAACCAGCTCGCCAGCACGCTGGAGCGTAACCAGAAGATGCGTCGCGATCTGATGGCCGATATTTCACACGAACTGCGCACGCCGCTGGCGGTGCTGCGCGGCGAACTGGAAGCGATTCAGGACGGGGTGCGCAAATTTACGCCGGAGTCGGTGAGTTCGCTGCAGGCAGAGGTCGGCACGCTGACCAAACTGGTTGACGATTTGCACCAGCTTTCAATGTCAGACGAAGGGGCGCTGGCCTATCAAAAAGCCCCGCTCAATCTTATTCCGCTGGTCGATATGGCTGCTGGCGCGTTCCGCGAACGCTTTGCCAGCCGGGGTCTGACGCTGCGGGTCATGCTGCCGGAAAGCGCCACGGTCTTTGGCGACGGCGACCGTCTGATGCAGCTATTTAATAACCTGCTGGAAAACAGCCTGCGCTATACGGACAGCGGCGGCCACCTGTTAATCACCGCGGCGCTCAGCTCCACCAGCGTGACGCTGGATTTTGCCGACAGCGCGCCGGGCGTGACCGATGAGCAGCTTGCCAGATTGCTTGAACGTTTTTACCGGGCGGAAGGCTCGCGCAACCGCGCCAGCGGCGGTTCCGGATTAGGGCTGGCGATCTGCCAGAATATTGTCGCTGCCCACGGCGGTACCCTGCGCGCAACGCACTCGCCGTATGGCGGCGTTAGTATTAAAGTAGAATTACCGCTGGATCGCGACGTACAGAGAGACGTATGA